The Streptomyces nigra genome includes the window GGCGTGTTGTTGCCGAGGAAGTCGCGGTACGCGGAGGGCCGTACCTTCACCTCCTGCACCACGACCGTCGCGGCCGCCATCCGGCCCCCGTCCGTCGTCGCGGCGGCCCTGCCGTCCATGCCGACCAGCCAGCGCCCGCGGTCCGGGGACCAGGTGAAGGTGTACCGGGCGGCCGGGTAGCGCACCGTCTGCGAGGCCGCCGCCCGGCCGCCGTCCGGGGCGGCGCCGAAGCGGAAGCCGGTCGTCAGGGCGTCCGCGCCCGGCGCTGCGGGCATCAGCCGGTCCGGCCGCAGATACAGGTTGTGCGGGGAGCGCCGGTCCGGGTCCCTGACGTACGCGCCGGACGCCGTGCCGGGCGGCCGCGCCCTCACGGGCGCCTTGTCGATCAGTGGCAACAGCTTGCTCTGCGCCCCGGAGAAGGCGAGCGTCGGCCGGTCGAACTGCGCGAGCAGTTCCAGATCGGACTCCCGCGCGCTGCGCACCGGACCGACGCTCTTCGGCAGCCGGGTCGCGTACACCGCCATCAGCCGGCTCAAGCCCCCCTCGACCTGCTCGACGTACACGACGTCCGCGGTGTTCAGCCCGGTCTGCGGGCGGGCGGCACGGACGTTGTCGATCTTCACGGCGAGGACCGACGCCCGGCCCGCGCTCATGTCCGGTGACCGTGTGCGGCCGCGGCCGTCGTCGCCCGGCCCGGATGTACAGCCCGCCGCCAGGGAGGCCGTCAGGGCGGCGGCCACCAGGGCCGCCACGCTCGTGACGCGCCGGCCGCGCGCCTGTCGTCCGCTCACCGTCGTCACCCGGGCCCACCCACCCTGTCCATGCCATAAATAGTGCGCTTATCGGTTCATAGGGGCCATACCCGGTCGGAGGCCTTCCTGTGCGTCCGTCCGTCGATCGGCCCATCACCCGGGCGGCCGGACGGCCCACCCCTCTCGCCCGGGACCGGCCCGGGCCCGGCGTGCGGTTCGGTGGAGGAGCCAGGGGTACCCGGGCGCCACGCACGAACGCGCACAGGCGACGGAGGGAGTGCGGGGCGATGAGGGCAGTGACCTGGCAGGGGAAGCGGGACGTCCGCGTGGAGAACGTGCCCGATCCCAGGATCGAGGAACCCACCGACGCGGTCATCCGCATCACGTCGTCCGGACTGTGCGGTTCCGACCTGCACCTGTACGAAGTCCTGACGCCGTTCATGACACCCGGCGACATCCTCGGTCATGAACCGATGGGCATCGTCGAGGAGGTCGGCGCCGGGGTGCCGGACCTCCAGGCGGGGGACCGGGTCGTGGTGCCTTTCCAGATCGCCTGCGGCGACTGCTGGATGTGCCTGACCGGCCTGCCGACCCAGTGCGAGACCACCCAGGTCACCGGGGAGGGCATGGGCGCCGCCCTGTTCGGCTACACCCGGCTGTACGGCGCGGTGCCGGGCGCCCAGGCCGAGTACCTGCGCGTCCCGCAGGCCCAGTTCGGCCCCATCAAGATCCCGGAGGGGCCCGCCGACGACCGGTTCGTCTACCTCTCCGACGTGCTGCCCACCGCCTGGCAGGCGGTCAAGTACGCGGGCGTCCCCCAGGGCGGCAGCGTCGCGGTCCTCGGCCTCGGCCCCATCGGCGACATGGCCTGCCGGGTCGCCCGGCTCCTGGGCGCCGGCCAGGTGTTCGGCGTCGACCTGGTGCCCGAGCGCCTGAAGCGGGTGCGGCAGCGGGGCGTCGAGACGTACGACCTGCGCAGCTTCGACGACGAGAAGGAACTCGTCACCGCCATCCGCGACGCCACGAACGGGCGCGGACCGGACGCCGTCATCGACGCGGTCGGCACCGAGGCACACGGCAGCGCCGCCGCCAAGCTGGCGCAGTCGGCCGCCGCGATCATGCCGCGCAAGATCAGCGGCCCGTTCGCCGAGCGCTTCAGCATCGACCGGCTGGCCGCCTTCCACACCGCGATCGACCTGGTGCGGCGCGGCGGCACCATCTCGCTGTCCGGCGTGTACGGAGGCATGGCCGACCCGATCCCGATGCTCACCATGTTCGACAAGCAGATCCAGCTGCGGATGGGCCAGGCCAACGTGCGCCGCTGGGCCGACGAGATCCTGCCGTACCTCACGGACGAGGACCCGCTCGGCGTCGACGACTTCGCCACGCACCGGGTACCGCTCAGCGACGCCCCGCACGCCTACGAGATGTTCCAGCGCAAGCAGGACGGCGCGGTGAAGGTGCTGATGAAGCCCTGACCCGTACCAGCGAGGCGCCCGGTCACGTCGGCGGCGCGAAGATCTCCGCGAGGTCGTAGCGCACCGGCTCCTCCAGCTGCTCGTACGTGCAGCTGGAGGGGGTGCGGTCCGGGCGCCAGCGGCGGAAGCGGGCCGTGTGCCGGAACCGGGCGCCGTTCTCCATGTGGTCGTACGCCACCTCGGCGACCCGCTCCGGCCGCAGCGGCACCCAGGACAGGTCCTTCTTGCCCGACCAGCGGCTCGGCGCCCCCGGCAGCCGGGCCGACTCATGGGCCGCCTCCTCGGCCCAGGCCGCCCACGGGTGCCCGGAGACGTCGTCCATCCGCAGCGGCTCCAGCTCGTCGATCAGCTCGGCCCGCCGCTTCATCGGGAACGCCGCCGACACCCCCACATGCTGCAGGGCGCCCCGGTCGTCGTACAGGCCGAGCAGCAGCGAGCCGACGACCGGGCCGCTCTTGTGCAGGCGGTAGCCGGCGACGACGACGTCCGCCGTCCGCTCGTGCTTGATCTTGTACATGGCGCGTTCGTCGGGCAGATAGCGCAGGGTGAGCGGCTTGGCGACGACCCCGTCGAGACCGGCCCCCTCGTACTGCTCGAACCACCCCCGGGCCGTCTCGATGTCGGTCGTCGCCGGCGCCACGTGCACGGGTGCCGTCACCCCGGACAGCGCCGACGTCAGCTGCTCCCTGCGCTCCGTCAGGGGCGCCCGCATCAGGGACGCGTCGTCCAGTGCCAGCAGGTCGAACGCCACGAAAGACGCCGGGGTCCGCTCTGCCAGCGTGCGCACCCGGGAGTCCGCCGGGTGGATGCGCTCGGTGAGCGCGTCGAAGTCCAGCCGCCCCTCCCGGGCGATCACGATCTCCCCGTCCACCACGCACCGCTCGGGCAGCCGCTCCTTCAGCGCTGTCGCCAGCTCGGGGAAGTACCTGGTCAGAGGTTTGGTGGTACGGCTGCTGAGCTCGATCTCGTCCCCGTCGCGGAACACGATCGCCCGGAAGCCGTCCCACTTCGCCTCGTACTGCATGCCCGGCGGGATCTTCGCCACCGACTTGGCGAGCATCGGCTTCACGGGCGGCATCACCGGCAGGTCCATGGTCCGATTCTGCGGGGCACCGGCCGCACCCGCCCGATGTGCGAGGCGTCCGTGCGACGCCTACCGTGGCGGCCATGGGCGAAGCGGTGGAGCTGGAGGCGGGCGGGCGGACCGTACGGCTGTCCAGCCCCGGCAAGATCTTCTTCCCGGAGCGCGGCTTCACCAAGCTGGACCTCGCCCAGTACTACGCCGCCGTCGGCCCCGGCATCCTGCGCGCCCTGCGCGACCGGCCCACCACCCTGGAGCGCTACCCCGACGGGGTGAACGGCGAGTGGTTCTACCAGAAGCGGGCCCCCAAGAACATGCCCGACTGGATCCCCACCGCCCACATCACGTTCCCCAGCGGGCGCAGCGCCGACGAGATGTGCCCCACCGAGGAGGCGGCCGTCGTCTGGGCCGCCCAGTACGGCACGCTCACCTTCCACCCCTGGCCGGTCCGCCGCGACGACGTCGACCACCCCGACGAACTGCGCATCGACCTCGACCCGCAGCCCGGCACCGACTACGACGACGCCGTGCGCGCCGCCCATGAACTGCGGTCCGTGCTCGACGAGTTCGGGGGCCTGCGGGGCTGGCCCAAGACGTCCGGCGGGCGCGGGCTGCATGTCTTCGTGCCGATCGAGCCGCGCTGGACCTTCACCCAGGTCCGGCGCGCCGCCATCGCGGTCGGCCGGGAGATGGAACGCCGGATGCCGGACCGGGTCACGATCAAGTGGTGGAAGGAGGAGCGCGGCGAGCGCATCTTCATCGACTACAACCAGACCGCCCGGGACCGCACCATCGCGTCCGCCTACTCCGTACGGGCCCGGCCGCACGCCCCCGTCTCGGCGCCGCTGCGCTGGGAGGAGGTGGGCACCGCCCACCCGCGTGACTTCGACATCGCCACCATGCCGGCCCGGTTCGCCGAACTCGGCGATGTGCATGCCGACATGGACGACCACCGCTTCTCGCTGGACGCGCTGCTGGACCTCGCGAACAAGGACGAGCGCGACCATGGCCTCGGCGATCTGCCGTACCCGCCCGAGTATCCGAAGATGCCGGGGGAACCCAAGCGGGTACAGCCGAGCCGGGCCAGGAAGGCGGCGCCCCACGAGGAGACGCCGCCGGAGCCTACAGCTCCTTGATCCGGACGTCCCGGTACGAGACCACGTCCGTCGTGCTGTGCACCTGGAGCCCGATGTAGCCGGAGGCGAACCGCCGCCCGTCCGTGCCCGGGTCGTCCGAGCGAGGCGGTTCGAAGACCTGGCCGCCGGTGTTGTCGAACTCGTTGATCAGCACGCCGTTGCGGTAGACCGAGTAGTGCTGGTCGACCACCCGGATCTCGTAGTCGTTCCACGTGCCCTTCTGGGTGACGCCGGCACCGGCCAGCCCCACCCGGTCGAAGCCGTAGACCGACCCGGTCTTGTACATGTCGCCGGTGGGCGAGTCGAACACCTGGATCTCGTGCCCGTACTTGATGGCGGCCCACTCCGGCCGTGGCTCCTCGGGGTGGTCGTGGATCCACGGGAAGCGCACGAACACACCGGAGTTGGCGTTGCCGGTGCCCGGTGC containing:
- a CDS encoding ATP-dependent DNA ligase — protein: MDLPVMPPVKPMLAKSVAKIPPGMQYEAKWDGFRAIVFRDGDEIELSSRTTKPLTRYFPELATALKERLPERCVVDGEIVIAREGRLDFDALTERIHPADSRVRTLAERTPASFVAFDLLALDDASLMRAPLTERREQLTSALSGVTAPVHVAPATTDIETARGWFEQYEGAGLDGVVAKPLTLRYLPDERAMYKIKHERTADVVVAGYRLHKSGPVVGSLLLGLYDDRGALQHVGVSAAFPMKRRAELIDELEPLRMDDVSGHPWAAWAEEAAHESARLPGAPSRWSGKKDLSWVPLRPERVAEVAYDHMENGARFRHTARFRRWRPDRTPSSCTYEQLEEPVRYDLAEIFAPPT
- a CDS encoding zinc-dependent alcohol dehydrogenase; translated protein: MRAVTWQGKRDVRVENVPDPRIEEPTDAVIRITSSGLCGSDLHLYEVLTPFMTPGDILGHEPMGIVEEVGAGVPDLQAGDRVVVPFQIACGDCWMCLTGLPTQCETTQVTGEGMGAALFGYTRLYGAVPGAQAEYLRVPQAQFGPIKIPEGPADDRFVYLSDVLPTAWQAVKYAGVPQGGSVAVLGLGPIGDMACRVARLLGAGQVFGVDLVPERLKRVRQRGVETYDLRSFDDEKELVTAIRDATNGRGPDAVIDAVGTEAHGSAAAKLAQSAAAIMPRKISGPFAERFSIDRLAAFHTAIDLVRRGGTISLSGVYGGMADPIPMLTMFDKQIQLRMGQANVRRWADEILPYLTDEDPLGVDDFATHRVPLSDAPHAYEMFQRKQDGAVKVLMKP
- the ligD gene encoding non-homologous end-joining DNA ligase translates to MGEAVELEAGGRTVRLSSPGKIFFPERGFTKLDLAQYYAAVGPGILRALRDRPTTLERYPDGVNGEWFYQKRAPKNMPDWIPTAHITFPSGRSADEMCPTEEAAVVWAAQYGTLTFHPWPVRRDDVDHPDELRIDLDPQPGTDYDDAVRAAHELRSVLDEFGGLRGWPKTSGGRGLHVFVPIEPRWTFTQVRRAAIAVGREMERRMPDRVTIKWWKEERGERIFIDYNQTARDRTIASAYSVRARPHAPVSAPLRWEEVGTAHPRDFDIATMPARFAELGDVHADMDDHRFSLDALLDLANKDERDHGLGDLPYPPEYPKMPGEPKRVQPSRARKAAPHEETPPEPTAP
- a CDS encoding DUF3048 domain-containing protein, which codes for MTTVSGRQARGRRVTSVAALVAAALTASLAAGCTSGPGDDGRGRTRSPDMSAGRASVLAVKIDNVRAARPQTGLNTADVVYVEQVEGGLSRLMAVYATRLPKSVGPVRSARESDLELLAQFDRPTLAFSGAQSKLLPLIDKAPVRARPPGTASGAYVRDPDRRSPHNLYLRPDRLMPAAPGADALTTGFRFGAAPDGGRAAASQTVRYPAARYTFTWSPDRGRWLVGMDGRAAATTDGGRMAAATVVVQEVKVRPSAYRDFLGNNTPFTETVGSGKARVLRDGRAYDVRWKRPKATDGTTFTTKDGEPVKFRRGQVWVLFTKAS